From the Desulfovibrio sp. JY genome, one window contains:
- a CDS encoding ATP-binding cassette domain-containing protein, with amino-acid sequence MDATTTSTPTPAASEKPAIRVENLTMAYGDFVIMRELNFTVNRGDIFIIMGGSGCGKSTLLRVLVGLKEPAVGKVFYREGSLWDATPENRDTILRRTGILYQSGALFSSMTLAENISLPLSQYTKLKPKEIRELASLKLALVGLAGFEDFYPSEISGGMCKRAGLARAMALDPDILFFDEPSAGLDPISAHLLDELIMELRDSLRATFVVVTHELASIFAIGNNSVFLNVETRTMSASGDPKELLAHTTDPNLRHFLTRGQE; translated from the coding sequence ATGGACGCAACGACAACCTCCACCCCGACTCCCGCAGCTAGCGAAAAGCCGGCCATCCGCGTCGAAAACCTGACCATGGCCTACGGCGACTTCGTCATCATGCGCGAGCTGAATTTCACGGTGAACAGGGGCGATATCTTCATTATCATGGGCGGCAGCGGCTGCGGCAAATCCACGCTGCTGCGCGTGCTGGTCGGGCTCAAGGAGCCCGCCGTCGGCAAGGTGTTCTATCGCGAGGGCAGCCTCTGGGACGCCACGCCCGAGAACCGCGACACGATCCTTCGCCGCACCGGCATCCTCTACCAGTCCGGCGCGCTTTTCAGCTCCATGACCCTGGCCGAAAACATCAGCCTTCCCTTGTCGCAATACACCAAGCTCAAACCGAAAGAGATCCGCGAACTGGCCTCCCTCAAACTGGCCCTGGTCGGGCTGGCCGGATTCGAGGACTTCTACCCTTCGGAAATAAGCGGCGGCATGTGCAAACGGGCCGGGCTGGCCCGGGCCATGGCCCTTGACCCGGACATCCTGTTTTTCGACGAGCCGTCGGCCGGCCTCGACCCGATCAGCGCCCACCTGCTCGACGAACTCATCATGGAGCTGCGCGACAGCCTGCGCGCCACCTTCGTGGTCGTCACCCACGAACTGGCCAGCATTTTCGCCATCGGCAACAATTCCGTTTTCTTAAACGTCGAGACCCGGACCATGAGCGCCAGCGGCGATCCCAAGGAACTCCTGGCCCATACAACCGATCCCAACCTGCGCCACTTTCTTACCCGGGGCCAGGAATAA
- a CDS encoding MlaD family protein, whose translation MSAKTNKTLLGLFVLGALALALGAIVALGSGMFFTQKYSCIMFFPNSVSGLEVGAPVLFRGVPIGSVTEISIEADPTRLHFFIPVVVEIMGGKIKIIHDKGMQKGLQNLAQARDEGSETLLTQLIDKGLRAQLITQSFVTGQLAVSLDLMPDTPVRLVGNTNLPEIPTVPSTFEKLTETIKRLPLEELVNRLISAVSGFEQLINSPEVKAIPGKIDTALTNGGDILTEIRGKVGPLAQKLDQALQNYSDLAKNLDRRSEGLSSSAKGAIQSLDATLKDGRSAIGNFQKIINSNSPTVTDLNRALGEIANAARSIRELANFLERHPEALIQGKGGPRK comes from the coding sequence ATGAGCGCCAAAACCAACAAAACCCTGCTCGGCCTGTTCGTCCTCGGGGCCCTGGCCCTGGCCCTCGGGGCCATCGTGGCTCTGGGCTCGGGCATGTTTTTCACGCAAAAATACAGCTGCATCATGTTCTTCCCCAATTCCGTCAGCGGACTCGAAGTCGGCGCGCCGGTACTTTTCCGGGGAGTTCCCATCGGCTCGGTCACCGAAATCAGCATCGAGGCCGATCCCACCCGGCTGCACTTCTTCATCCCCGTGGTGGTGGAAATCATGGGCGGCAAGATCAAGATCATCCACGACAAGGGCATGCAGAAGGGGCTTCAAAACCTGGCCCAGGCGCGTGATGAAGGCTCGGAAACGCTGCTGACCCAGTTGATCGACAAGGGCCTTCGCGCCCAGCTCATTACCCAGAGTTTCGTGACCGGCCAGCTCGCCGTTTCCCTGGACCTCATGCCCGATACCCCCGTACGCTTGGTCGGCAACACCAACCTGCCCGAAATCCCCACCGTTCCCTCGACCTTCGAAAAGCTGACGGAAACCATCAAGCGCCTGCCCCTCGAGGAACTGGTCAACCGGCTCATCAGTGCGGTTTCGGGCTTCGAGCAGCTCATCAATTCGCCTGAAGTCAAAGCCATTCCCGGCAAGATCGACACAGCCCTCACCAACGGCGGCGACATCCTGACCGAAATCCGCGGCAAGGTGGGCCCCCTGGCCCAGAAGCTCGACCAGGCCCTCCAGAACTACTCCGACCTGGCCAAGAACCTCGACCGCCGCAGCGAAGGCCTGAGCTCCTCGGCCAAGGGCGCGATCCAGTCCCTGGACGCCACCCTCAAGGACGGTCGCAGCGCCATCGGCAATTTCCAGAAAATCATCAACTCCAACTCGCCGACCGTTACGGACCTCAACCGGGCCCTGGGCGAAATTGCCAACGCCGCCCGGTCCATCCGCGAACTGGCCAATTTCCTCGAACGCCACCCCGAAGCCCTGATCCAAGGCAAGGGAGGACCCCGCAAATGA